The following are from one region of the Azospirillum sp. B510 genome:
- a CDS encoding sigma-54-dependent transcriptional regulator: MKTDPLATPVLFIDDELAMRVSVTQWLQLAGFAAEGFETPQPALDRLSPDFPGLLVSDLRMPRMDGMAVLERALARDADLPVILVTGHGDVALAVEAMRRGAYDFIEKPFEPDHLVAVLRRAAEKRRLVLENRGLRRRAAGGGIETRLIGTSPAIAELRRELIGLAATSASVLIHGETGTGKELVARCLHDFGPRGDKGAFVAVNCGAIPDSMAESELFGHEPGAFTGATQRRAGKLEHASGGTLLLDEIESMPMAIQIKLLRALQERTIERLGSNKQVPVDLRLVAATKTDLLDLSETGRFRADLYYRLNVAELHIPPLRARAEDIPLLFDYFAADFATRHDRDPRPLEPADLDALLAHDWPGNVRELRNLAERHVLSVGRGGIAGLLRRRPVGGDAVAAPRALADQVDAFEKRAIEQALERCKGDIKAVMELLDIPRRTLNEKMARHGLDRMRFLPRS; encoded by the coding sequence ATGAAGACCGATCCACTTGCCACACCCGTGCTGTTCATCGACGACGAGCTGGCGATGCGCGTGTCGGTGACGCAATGGCTGCAACTGGCCGGCTTCGCGGCGGAAGGCTTCGAGACGCCGCAGCCGGCGCTGGATCGGCTGTCGCCCGATTTCCCCGGCCTGCTGGTCAGCGACCTGCGGATGCCGCGGATGGACGGCATGGCGGTGCTGGAGCGGGCGCTGGCCCGTGACGCCGACCTGCCGGTGATCCTGGTGACCGGCCATGGCGACGTGGCGCTGGCGGTGGAGGCGATGCGGCGCGGCGCCTACGACTTCATCGAGAAGCCCTTCGAACCCGACCATCTGGTCGCCGTGCTGCGCCGCGCCGCCGAGAAGCGGCGTCTGGTGCTGGAGAACCGGGGCCTGCGCCGGCGCGCGGCCGGCGGCGGGATCGAGACGCGGCTGATCGGCACCTCCCCCGCCATCGCAGAGCTGCGGCGCGAGCTGATCGGGCTTGCCGCCACCAGCGCCAGCGTGCTGATCCATGGCGAGACCGGCACCGGCAAGGAGCTGGTCGCCCGCTGCCTGCATGATTTCGGCCCCAGGGGCGACAAGGGCGCCTTCGTCGCCGTCAATTGCGGCGCCATTCCCGACAGCATGGCGGAAAGCGAGCTGTTCGGCCACGAGCCGGGGGCCTTCACCGGCGCCACCCAGCGCCGCGCCGGCAAGCTGGAACATGCCAGCGGCGGCACCCTGCTGCTCGACGAGATCGAGAGCATGCCGATGGCCATCCAGATCAAGCTGCTGCGGGCCCTGCAGGAACGGACCATCGAACGGCTGGGCTCCAACAAGCAGGTTCCGGTCGACCTGCGGCTGGTGGCGGCGACCAAGACCGATCTGCTCGACCTCAGCGAGACGGGACGCTTCCGCGCCGACCTCTATTACCGCCTGAACGTGGCGGAGCTGCACATCCCGCCGCTGCGGGCGCGGGCGGAGGACATTCCGCTGCTGTTCGACTATTTCGCCGCCGACTTCGCCACCCGCCACGACCGCGATCCGCGCCCGCTGGAGCCGGCCGACCTCGACGCCCTGCTGGCCCATGACTGGCCCGGCAATGTGCGGGAGCTGCGCAATCTGGCCGAACGCCACGTCCTGTCGGTCGGGCGCGGCGGCATCGCCGGCCTGCTGCGCCGCCGTCCCGTCGGCGGCGACGCGGTGGCGGCCCCCCGCGCGCTCGCCGATCAGGTCGACGCCTTCGAGAAGCGGGCGATCGAACAGGCGCTGGAACGCTGCAAGGGCGACATCAAGGCGGTGATGGAGCTGCTGGACATCCCGCGCCGCACCCTGAACGAGAAGATGGCCCGCCACGGGCTGGACCGCATGCGCTTCCTGCCGCGGAGCTGA